From the genome of Nakamurella flavida:
CCGGCGCAGAAGCGGCTGCCCTTGGCGTAGTGGGCGCCGGCGTCCAGCGCGGCCAGGTAGTCCGGGATCTCCCGCGGGTCCATGGACCCGTCGGCGTCGATCATGACGATGTAGTCACCGGTGCTCGCGGCGAACCCGGCGGCCAGGGCGTTGCCCTTGCCCTTGCGGGACTGGTGCACGACCTTGATGTCGGGGTAGACGGCCTGGGCGGCCTCGATGGTCCCGTCGACGGAGTTGCCGTCGACCAGGATCACCTCGTCGATGCCGGAGGGCAGGTTCTCCAGCACGAACGGGACGTTCTTTGCCTCGTTGCGCGTGGGGATGACCACGGACACGGTCGGACGGGGACGACGAGCATGATGAGGTGACATGAGCTCCGCAGCTTTCGAGGGGGGGCGGCTGTGCGGGATCGGGCACAACTACTGGGCCGAGCACGAACCGATGAGGTCGTCGGCGACCGGCTGGCAGGGACTTGCACGAACGGAAGACGGACAAAAACTGGGTCTCCGATGAACCAGATCCACAGTGCGGCCCTGGAGACCGGGGCCGTCCGTTTTCCACGATGGTGTGACCGGGGGAGCTCGTCCTCCACCCGAATGACGGCCGAACCATACCAAGAGCTCCCTGCGAACTACCCACCGTCAGAGAGGAACTCTCCCGTGAACGCCGATGCACCCTGTCGGTGCGGGCATCCCCGCAGCGCGCACGAACACTTCCGCGCCGGCACGGACTGCGCCATCTGCGCTGGCCGGGCGTGTCATCGCTACCGCCGACGATGGCTGTTCCCCGGGCGCCGACGGCGTCCGTGACCAGCCCGACTGTGACCGGTCTCATACTGTTCACAGAGGTTTATCAGGCGCGGTCGCCATTCGCGTTCACGCGATGGGAAGGCCGCCGTAACGGATTCGACTCATTCGCGCAACCGAAACGGTTGTGTCCCGACCGGAGATAGTTTCGTGATCGTCGCCACGCGGAAAGGAATGGGCGTGATGAGTGCCGCGAACCCCTTGACACAGCGTCTCCGGCCGTTCGGCGAGACCATTTTCGCCCGGATGTCCGCGCTGGCGGTGGCGACCGGGGCGGTCAACCTGGGTCAGGGCTTCCCGGACACCGACGGGCCCGCGGAACTGCTGCGGGACGCCCAGCGGGCCATCGGGGAGGGCGTCAACCAGTACCCACCGGGGCCGGGACTGCCGGCGCTGCGAGAAGCGGTCGCCGCCGCCCGCCTGCGGGATCACGGTCATCTCGTCGATCCGGCCACGGAGGTGCTGATCACGGTGGGCGCGACCGAGGCCGTCGCCGCGGCGATGCTCGGCCTCGTCGAGCCCGGCGACGAGGTGGTGCTGCTGCAGCCCTGCTACGACTCCTACCCGCCCGCCGTGGCCATGGCCGGCGGAATCACGCGGTTCGTCACCCTGCGACCGGACGCGACCGGGCGGTTCGGCCTGGACCCGGACGAACTGCGTGCCGCGGTCGGCCCCCGCACGCGGATGCTGGTCGTCAACTCCCCGCACAACCCGACCGGCACCGTGCTCACCGCCGCGGAGTCGCAGGCGATCGCCGAGCTGGCCGTCGAACGCGACCTGCTGGTGCTCACCGACGAGGTCTACGAGCACATGGTGTTCGACGGTGGTCGGCACATCGCCCTGGCCACCCTGCCGGGCATGGCCGAACGCACCCTGTCGGTGTCCAGCGCGGGCAAGACGTTCAGCGTCACCGGCTGGAAGATCGGCTGGGTGTGCGGGCCCGCCCCGCTCGTCGCCGCGGTCCGCGCGGCCAAGCAGTTCCTCACCTTCACCGCCGGTGCCCCCTTCCAGCCGGCGGTGGCCGCCGCACTGGGCCGGGACACCGCATGGGTGACCGGGATGCGTACCGACCTGCAGGCCAAGCGGGACCGACTCTGCGCCGGGCTGCACGCGGCCGGGCTGCCGGTGGTGCGTCCGCAGGGCACGTATTTCGTGGTGGCCGACATCCGCGCCCTCGGCGAGACCGACGGGCTCGCCTTCTGCCTGGACCTCCCCCGTCGCGCCGGCGTGGTCGCGGTGCCCGTCCAGGTGTTCTACGACCACCCCGCACCGGGTCGCCCATTCGTGCGGTTCGCGTTCTGCAAGACCGACGCCGTTCTCGACGAAGCCATTGATCGACTGCAGTCCCTGACGCGCTGACCTGCGCGGACACCACCGGGAATGGACGGAATGGAATGGGCCGGGCCGATGTCGGCCTGACCACACTCGTGCCCCGTTCGGGGGTCGACAGGTCACGGGTGTGCGACAGTTCCGCCCATGTCGACCGATCCGCTCGAGGTCATCCAGCAGCGCACCCTCGCCGCCCTGAGCAAGCACCTGCACCCCGGCGAGCCCGTGGCCCTGCTCGATTTCCCGTCGTACCAGAACGCCGGCGACACCCTGATCTACGTGGGTGAGCGCGCGTACCTGGACCGCCTGGGTGTTCCCGTCCGCTATCTCGCCGACCATGCCCGGTACCGGCCGGAGGTGCTGCGCAAGCACCACCCGGAGGGCCCGATCCTGCTCCGCGGGGGCGGCAACTTCGGTGACCGCTGGCAGCACATGCAGGAACTCCGCGAGCAGGTCGTCAAGGACTTCCCGGACCGCCGCATCATCCAGCTCCCGCAGAGCGTGGAGTTCCGGGACGCCGCCCGGCTGGCCCAGGCCCGCGCCGTCTTCGCCGCCCACCCGGGCTTCGTGATCCTCGTCCGGGAGACCCCGTCGTTCGAGCGGGCGCAGACGATGTTCCCGGACAACCAGGTGGAGTACTGCCCGGACGCCGCGTTCGGCGTCGGCTACCTCCCCGAGGTCGCCCCGGCCACCGAGGACGTGGTCATGGTGCTGCGCGAGGACTCCGAGGGCGTCGAGCGCGGTGTCAAGGACGCCGTCACCGGACGGGCGGTGGACTGGGGTCTGCACGGTCCGGCCCAGCTGGCCTGGATGGGCCTATCGGTGCACAAGGTGCTGGCGCAGAAGTTCCCCACCCGCACCCCCGCCCTGTACCCGCTGACGGTGGCCGGCTACCGCGCCCAGGTCGCGCTCAACATGGGCTCGGCACGCAGGATCGTCTCCCGCGGCCGGGTGCTGGTCACCGACCGGCTGCACGCCGCGGTGCTCGGTGCGCTCATGCGCCGCCCGACCATCGCGCTGGACAACTCCTACGGCAAGATCTCGTCGATCTACAACGACTACATGCACACCCTGGACGGCATCCGCTTCGTCGAGTCGGCCGAAGAGGTCCGGCAGGCCGTGAAGAGCCTCGCCGCCTGATCCTGGACGGGTCACCCACCGGTACCGCCGCGGCCACCCGGTCGTCTTGATCGGTCGAGCCGGTTCGGCGTCTTGCACGCGAGCGCGGGGCGCGGTAGACCAGGCAGGCCACGGGCGGTGCCGGCCGGTGGCCCGGCCCATGCAGGCCCGGGCCGTCCCGCATCGCCCGCCGTGGGCCGGTCGACGGCTCACCGGATGCGCGCCGCGACCCCGCCGGTCACGAGCACAGCGTCCGGTGAGCCGTCACCGGCCCGGTGGCCGGACGTCGCCCGGGCAGGATCCCGGGGGACGGGATCGGGTTGCGGCCCGACGTCCGCCGGGGATGTGCATCGGAGCGCCCCCCGGCCAGGGCCCTGTCACCGCCGGGGTCCCGCCCGTCGGGGCGGGACCCCGGATCACGCCTGTCACCCGACGCACCGACGTCTGACGTCCGTAGGTCCGGGCCCGTCATCCCGGAATCGAGTCCGTCAGCTGCCGAGCACCGTGGCCAGGTCGAAGCGCACCGGTCGGTCGAGCTGGGCGTAGGTGCAGGACTCGGGGTCGCGGTCCGGTCGCCAGCGCACGAACTGCGCCGTGTGCCGGAACCGCTCCCCCTCCATGTAGTCGTAGCGCACCTCGACGACCCGTTCCGGACGCAGCGGCACGAACGAAAGATCCTTGCCGGCGTTCCACCGGCTGGTCTCGTTCTTCCGCGGGGTGCGCTCGCCGTCCTCGTGCGCGGCCCAGTTCCACGGGTGCTCGTCGAAAGTGGTCACCAGCTCCTGCATCTCGGTGAACAGGGCCCGGCGGGTGGCCATCGGGAACGCACCGATGACGCCGATCGAGGCGAGCACGCCGCGATCGTCGTACAGCCCCAGCATCAGCGAACCGACGGCGTCGGGCCCGCTCTTGTGGACCCGGTACCCGCCCACCACGCAGTCCGCGGTGCGCTGGTGCTTGATCTTGCTCATCACCCGTTTGTCCGGGTGGTAAAGGAGGTCCAGCTTCTTGGCGATCAGCCCGTCCAGCCCGGCTCCCTCGAACTCGGCGAACCACCGGCGGGCCAGCTCGACGTCCTGGGTCGCCGGGGTGACGTGCACCGGCGGGCGGACGTCGGCGAACGCCTCGACCAGTCGGGCCCGGCGCTGCGCCAGCGGGACACCGGTCAGGTCCTCGTCGCCCAGGGCCAGCAGGTCGAAGGCGACGAAACTGGCCGGGGTGCTCTCCGAGAGCAGGGTGATGCGGCTGACCGCGGGGTGGATGCGCTGCTGCAGCGCCTCGAAGTCCAGCCGGTTGCCGGCGGTGTCGGCGACGATGATCTCGCCGTCCACCACACACCGCTCGGGGAAGTTCTCCAGGACGGCGCGGACGACCTCGGGGAAGTAACGGGTCAGCGGGCGTTCGTTGCGGCTGCCGATCTCCACCTCGTCGCCGTCCCGGAAGATGATCGACCGGAACCCGTCCCACTTCGGTTCGTACAGCTCCCCCTCGGGGACGTCGGACACCGGCTTGGCCAGCATGGGTTTGACGGGGGGCATGACGGGCAGCTGCACGGGTGCTCCTGACGGATCGGGGAGAGGCGGGCGCGGGCTACTCGCGGGGACGGTCGGTGTCCCGGCTGGGCTGGACCCGCTTGGGCTCCCCCGGCATCTTCGGGTACTCGGGTGGGTAGGGCAGATCGCCCAGGCCCTCGTCGCGCTCCTGCCGGTTCGCGAGCTCGAGCAGCGGCTCCAGACCGAAGGCCTGCTCGCGCACGGCGGCGTGCAGATCACCGACTTCCGCGAACCGGGCCGGCACGGTGGTGATGTCGAAGTCCAGCGGGGTGACGTCGGCCAACTCGTCCCAGCGCAGCGGGGTGGACACGGTGGCCCGCGGGTTGGCCCGGATCGAGTACGCGGACGCGATCGTGCGGTCGCGGGCCATCTGGTTGTAGTCGATGAAGATGCGCTCGCCGCGCTCCTCCTTCCACCAGTTGACCGTGACCAGCTCGGGCCGGCGAC
Proteins encoded in this window:
- a CDS encoding pyridoxal phosphate-dependent aminotransferase translates to MSAANPLTQRLRPFGETIFARMSALAVATGAVNLGQGFPDTDGPAELLRDAQRAIGEGVNQYPPGPGLPALREAVAAARLRDHGHLVDPATEVLITVGATEAVAAAMLGLVEPGDEVVLLQPCYDSYPPAVAMAGGITRFVTLRPDATGRFGLDPDELRAAVGPRTRMLVVNSPHNPTGTVLTAAESQAIAELAVERDLLVLTDEVYEHMVFDGGRHIALATLPGMAERTLSVSSAGKTFSVTGWKIGWVCGPAPLVAAVRAAKQFLTFTAGAPFQPAVAAALGRDTAWVTGMRTDLQAKRDRLCAGLHAAGLPVVRPQGTYFVVADIRALGETDGLAFCLDLPRRAGVVAVPVQVFYDHPAPGRPFVRFAFCKTDAVLDEAIDRLQSLTR
- a CDS encoding polysaccharide pyruvyl transferase family protein, coding for MSTDPLEVIQQRTLAALSKHLHPGEPVALLDFPSYQNAGDTLIYVGERAYLDRLGVPVRYLADHARYRPEVLRKHHPEGPILLRGGGNFGDRWQHMQELREQVVKDFPDRRIIQLPQSVEFRDAARLAQARAVFAAHPGFVILVRETPSFERAQTMFPDNQVEYCPDAAFGVGYLPEVAPATEDVVMVLREDSEGVERGVKDAVTGRAVDWGLHGPAQLAWMGLSVHKVLAQKFPTRTPALYPLTVAGYRAQVALNMGSARRIVSRGRVLVTDRLHAAVLGALMRRPTIALDNSYGKISSIYNDYMHTLDGIRFVESAEEVRQAVKSLAA
- a CDS encoding ATP-dependent DNA ligase, which encodes MQLPVMPPVKPMLAKPVSDVPEGELYEPKWDGFRSIIFRDGDEVEIGSRNERPLTRYFPEVVRAVLENFPERCVVDGEIIVADTAGNRLDFEALQQRIHPAVSRITLLSESTPASFVAFDLLALGDEDLTGVPLAQRRARLVEAFADVRPPVHVTPATQDVELARRWFAEFEGAGLDGLIAKKLDLLYHPDKRVMSKIKHQRTADCVVGGYRVHKSGPDAVGSLMLGLYDDRGVLASIGVIGAFPMATRRALFTEMQELVTTFDEHPWNWAAHEDGERTPRKNETSRWNAGKDLSFVPLRPERVVEVRYDYMEGERFRHTAQFVRWRPDRDPESCTYAQLDRPVRFDLATVLGS